From Nitrobacter sp. NHB1, a single genomic window includes:
- a CDS encoding Crp/Fnr family transcriptional regulator, with protein sequence MVNRLKNGLLASIPDSEWLEIQSLCESVKLSLGRVLYEPRGPFDYVYFPETAIIANVAPLKADKTAETSTTGREGVVNVGAIMGDDQSMHRAVVHVSGDAIRISFREFQELQARLPVFRRKLNAYSRAFLGQVMQSVACNASHTLLQRCARWLLKSHDRVEGDELRLTQQFLAELLVVSRVAVNAELKKFQQQQALTYNRGIITILDRRLLERTSCECYRAVRREYDRLLPGSFTK encoded by the coding sequence ATGGTGAACAGACTAAAGAACGGCCTGTTGGCGAGCATACCGGACTCGGAATGGCTCGAGATTCAGAGCCTGTGCGAGTCGGTCAAACTGTCACTTGGACGCGTGCTGTACGAACCACGCGGCCCATTCGATTACGTGTACTTTCCGGAAACGGCGATTATCGCCAACGTCGCCCCGCTGAAGGCCGACAAGACGGCCGAAACCTCGACCACCGGACGGGAGGGGGTGGTTAACGTCGGTGCTATCATGGGCGATGACCAATCGATGCACCGAGCTGTCGTCCATGTGTCCGGTGACGCCATCCGCATTTCCTTTCGCGAGTTTCAGGAGCTGCAGGCACGTCTGCCGGTATTCCGGCGCAAGCTCAACGCCTACTCACGTGCGTTTCTCGGGCAAGTGATGCAGTCCGTTGCATGCAACGCCAGCCATACGCTCCTTCAGCGCTGTGCGCGATGGCTGTTGAAGTCTCACGATCGTGTCGAAGGTGACGAGCTTCGATTAACGCAGCAGTTCCTGGCCGAGTTGTTGGTTGTCAGCCGCGTGGCGGTTAACGCAGAGCTAAAAAAATTTCAGCAACAGCAGGCTCTCACATACAACCGCGGCATCATCACGATATTGGACCGAAGGCTATTGGAGCGCACATCCTGCGAGTGCTATCGCGCGGTTCGGCGTGAATACGACAGGCTGCTGCCCGGCTCTTTCACAAAATAA